In Sporosarcina luteola, a single window of DNA contains:
- the infA gene encoding translation initiation factor IF-1, translated as MAKDDVIEVEGTVVETLPNAMFKVELENGHTILAHVSGKIRMHFIRILPGDKVTMELSPYDLTRGRITYRFK; from the coding sequence ATGGCGAAGGACGACGTAATTGAAGTTGAAGGTACCGTAGTCGAAACGTTGCCGAACGCGATGTTCAAGGTGGAATTGGAAAACGGTCATACGATTCTTGCACATGTTTCTGGCAAGATCCGTATGCACTTTATCCGCATCCTGCCTGGCGACAAAGTGACGATGGAACTCTCACCTTATGATTTAACACGCGGTCGTATCACATACCGTTTTAAATAA
- the rplQ gene encoding 50S ribosomal protein L17 translates to MGYRKLGRTSSQRKAMLRDLATDLIVHERIQTTEARAKELRSVVEKMITLGKRGDLHARRQAAQFIRRELVTTADEEGNEKEIYAIQKLFDNVAPRYADRQGGYTRIMKMGPRRGDGAPVVVIELV, encoded by the coding sequence ATGGGTTACAGAAAACTTGGACGTACAAGTTCACAACGTAAAGCAATGCTTCGCGACTTGGCGACAGACCTAATCGTGCATGAGCGCATCCAAACGACAGAAGCGCGTGCGAAAGAATTACGTTCAGTCGTTGAAAAGATGATCACGCTTGGTAAACGCGGTGACTTGCATGCACGTCGTCAAGCAGCACAATTCATTCGTCGTGAGTTGGTAACAACTGCGGATGAAGAAGGTAATGAGAAAGAAATCTATGCAATTCAAAAGCTATTCGATAACGTTGCACCACGTTACGCAGATCGTCAAGGCGGTTATACGCGTATCATGAAAATGGGACCACGTCGCGGAGACGGAGCACCTGTTGTCGTTATTGAGTTAGTTTAA
- a CDS encoding adenylate kinase, whose protein sequence is MNIVLMGLPGAGKGTQADKIVEKYEIPHISTGDMFRAAIAEGTELGVKAKSFMDQGALVPDEVTIGIVRERLSKSDCDNGFLLDGFPRTVPQAEALDALLSEMGRKIEHVLNIKVEKEELIARLTGRRICKVCGTSYHLQFNPPKVEGKCDKDGGELYQRADDNPETVTNRLEVNMNQTAPLLAYYNDKGVLTNIDGQKDINVVFNDLDAILQESGQ, encoded by the coding sequence ATGAATATCGTATTAATGGGTCTGCCGGGTGCCGGTAAAGGTACGCAAGCAGATAAAATTGTCGAAAAGTACGAAATCCCTCATATTTCTACAGGCGATATGTTCCGTGCTGCGATTGCAGAAGGCACGGAACTTGGAGTCAAAGCAAAATCGTTCATGGATCAAGGTGCTCTTGTTCCTGATGAAGTGACAATTGGCATTGTGCGTGAACGACTAAGCAAATCGGATTGTGATAACGGATTCCTACTTGATGGTTTTCCGCGTACAGTTCCTCAGGCAGAAGCATTGGATGCACTGCTTTCGGAGATGGGCAGGAAGATTGAGCATGTTCTCAACATCAAAGTAGAAAAAGAAGAACTTATCGCAAGATTGACCGGTCGCAGAATATGTAAAGTATGCGGCACATCCTACCATTTGCAATTCAACCCGCCAAAGGTTGAAGGCAAATGTGATAAGGATGGCGGAGAACTTTATCAGCGGGCGGACGACAATCCGGAAACTGTAACTAACCGTCTGGAAGTAAATATGAATCAAACAGCACCACTATTGGCGTATTACAACGACAAAGGCGTGCTGACAAACATAGATGGACAAAAAGACATCAATGTTGTTTTCAATGATCTGGACGCTATCCTACAAGAGAGTGGCCAGTGA
- a CDS encoding DNA-directed RNA polymerase subunit alpha translates to MIEIEKPKIETVMISEDSKFGKFIIEPLERGYGNTLGNSLRRVLLSSLPGAAVTSIQIDGVLHEFSTIEGVVEDVATIILNVKKLALKIYSDDEKVIEIDVKGEGTVTAADITHDSDVEVLNPDLQIATLGKNGHLRMRMYAVRGRGYAPSDQNKREDLAIGVIPIDSIYTPVSRVNFQVENTRVGQSTNFDKLTFDIWTDGSIGPKEAVSLGAKILTEHLNIFVGMTDEAQTAEIMVEKEEDQKEKVLEMTIEELDLSVRSYNCLKRAGINTVLELANKSEDEMMKVRNLGRKSLEEVKAKLDELNLGLRSED, encoded by the coding sequence ATGATCGAGATTGAAAAACCGAAGATTGAAACAGTTATGATCAGCGAAGATTCCAAGTTCGGTAAATTTATTATTGAACCATTGGAGCGTGGATACGGAAACACTTTAGGGAATTCCTTGCGCCGCGTGCTTCTTTCCTCATTGCCAGGAGCTGCCGTGACATCTATCCAGATCGACGGAGTTCTTCATGAATTCTCTACAATTGAAGGTGTCGTCGAAGACGTTGCAACAATTATTTTGAATGTGAAGAAACTTGCTCTCAAAATCTATTCGGATGATGAGAAAGTGATTGAAATAGATGTAAAAGGCGAAGGAACGGTTACTGCAGCGGATATCACCCATGACAGTGATGTTGAAGTGCTTAATCCGGATCTTCAAATCGCTACACTAGGCAAGAATGGTCATTTGCGTATGCGGATGTATGCTGTTCGGGGCCGAGGGTATGCACCTTCCGATCAAAACAAACGTGAGGATCTTGCGATTGGTGTTATTCCGATCGACTCTATTTACACTCCAGTTTCACGCGTCAATTTCCAAGTAGAGAATACTCGTGTAGGTCAAAGCACTAACTTTGATAAGTTGACGTTTGACATTTGGACAGATGGAAGCATCGGTCCAAAAGAAGCTGTTTCGCTCGGAGCAAAAATCCTGACGGAGCATCTGAATATATTCGTCGGCATGACTGACGAAGCACAAACTGCTGAAATCATGGTGGAAAAAGAAGAAGACCAGAAAGAGAAAGTTCTTGAGATGACTATCGAAGAGCTTGATCTATCAGTCCGTTCATATAACTGCCTGAAACGTGCAGGCATCAATACAGTACTTGAACTTGCTAATAAGTCCGAGGACGAAATGATGAAAGTGCGCAACCTTGGCCGTAAATCACTTGAAGAAGTGAAGGCGAAATTGGACGAGTTGAACCTCGGGTTACGCTCGGAAGATTAA
- a CDS encoding energy-coupling factor ABC transporter ATP-binding protein — MKEILSLDHVSYSYESEDGVTRRAVDDVNFTVNDGEWIAIVGHNGSGKSTLAKLMIGLLFPEEGKVKVFLEELNADNLWEIRSDIGIVFQNPDNQFVGSTVQDDVAFALENNGIPFEEMVPRVHESLAQVNMEGFLDHEPHHLSGGQKQRVAIAGALAMRPRLLILDEATSMLDPQGRDEVIQVVDELKRATGLTVISITHDLEEVLLADRVIVMNDGKLLLTGKPEEIFAHGDKLESIGLDLPFAARLSRSLRQAGVGIQGEHMTEEELVNELWTSHFNK; from the coding sequence GTGAAGGAAATTTTGTCGTTGGATCACGTGTCCTATTCATACGAGTCGGAAGATGGCGTAACGCGGAGAGCGGTTGACGATGTCAATTTCACCGTGAATGACGGTGAATGGATTGCTATCGTCGGTCATAATGGCTCAGGAAAATCGACGTTGGCGAAGCTGATGATCGGTCTTTTGTTTCCAGAGGAAGGTAAAGTGAAAGTCTTCCTGGAGGAGCTGAACGCGGACAACTTATGGGAAATCCGTTCGGACATCGGAATCGTCTTTCAAAATCCGGATAATCAATTCGTCGGCTCGACTGTTCAGGACGATGTTGCATTCGCTTTGGAGAACAATGGCATCCCTTTCGAGGAAATGGTGCCACGTGTCCACGAATCGCTTGCTCAAGTGAACATGGAAGGATTTCTGGATCATGAGCCTCATCATCTATCCGGTGGACAAAAACAGCGTGTGGCAATTGCGGGGGCACTTGCGATGCGTCCCAGACTGCTTATTTTGGATGAGGCGACTTCCATGCTTGATCCGCAAGGGCGCGATGAGGTGATCCAAGTCGTTGATGAACTTAAGCGGGCAACGGGGCTCACGGTCATTTCCATTACACATGATTTGGAAGAAGTGCTATTGGCTGATAGGGTCATAGTAATGAATGATGGGAAGTTGTTGTTGACAGGCAAGCCTGAGGAGATTTTTGCTCATGGAGATAAGCTGGAGTCAATTGGGTTGGATTTGCCTTTCGCTGCAAGACTATCGCGTTCGTTGCGCCAGGCAGGAGTCGGGATACAAGGGGAACATATGACGGAAGAAGAGTTGGTGAATGAATTATGGACATCTCACTTCAACAAGTAG
- the rpsK gene encoding 30S ribosomal protein S11: MARKQQTRKRRVKKNIETGIAHIRSTFNNTIVTITDSHGNALSWSSAGALGFRGSRKSTPFAAQMAAETAAKTAMEHGLKSLEVTVKGPGAGREAAIRSLQAAGLEVTAIRDVTPVPHNGCRPPKRRRV, from the coding sequence ATGGCACGTAAACAACAAACTCGTAAACGTCGTGTGAAAAAGAATATTGAAACTGGTATTGCACATATCCGTTCGACGTTCAACAATACAATCGTAACGATCACTGATAGTCATGGGAATGCTCTTTCTTGGTCCAGTGCTGGTGCACTAGGATTCAGAGGATCCCGTAAATCAACTCCGTTTGCTGCACAAATGGCTGCTGAAACTGCTGCCAAAACTGCTATGGAGCATGGCTTAAAGTCTTTGGAGGTTACTGTTAAAGGACCGGGTGCTGGTCGTGAAGCTGCAATCCGTTCACTACAAGCTGCAGGTCTTGAAGTAACTGCAATCAGAGACGTAACACCGGTTCCGCATAACGGATGCCGCCCACCGAAACGTCGTCGTGTATAA
- the rpsM gene encoding 30S ribosomal protein S13 has translation MARIAGVDVPRDKRVVISLTYIFGIGKTTAQKVLAGAGVSEETRVRDLTDAELDKIREQIDALKVEGDLRRETSLNIKRLMEIGSFRGIRHRRGLPVRGQNTKNNARTRKGPKRTVANKKK, from the coding sequence ATGGCACGTATTGCTGGTGTAGACGTACCGCGCGATAAGCGCGTAGTCATTTCATTGACATACATTTTTGGAATTGGGAAAACAACTGCACAGAAGGTCCTAGCTGGAGCTGGCGTTTCTGAAGAAACACGGGTTCGTGATCTTACTGATGCTGAACTTGATAAAATCCGTGAGCAAATCGACGCTTTGAAAGTTGAAGGGGACCTTCGTCGTGAAACTTCCCTTAACATCAAACGTTTGATGGAAATCGGTAGCTTCCGTGGAATCCGTCACCGTCGTGGATTACCTGTTCGTGGACAAAACACGAAAAACAACGCACGTACACGTAAAGGTCCTAAACGGACTGTCGCTAACAAGAAGAAATAA
- the rpmJ gene encoding 50S ribosomal protein L36, protein MKVRPSVKPICEKCKVIRRRGRVMVICENPKHKQRQG, encoded by the coding sequence ATGAAAGTAAGGCCATCTGTAAAACCGATCTGCGAAAAATGTAAAGTTATTCGCAGACGCGGCCGAGTAATGGTAATCTGTGAAAATCCAAAACATAAACAAAGACAAGGCTAA